Below is a genomic region from Augochlora pura isolate Apur16 chromosome 2, APUR_v2.2.1, whole genome shotgun sequence.
TTAATCAAAGCTGGCCCACTTAAGGAGTCTACTCttacaatgattttattgttaattcaGGTAAGGCTCAATATTGATAATCTCATAAGTtgtatatgttattaaaaaaaaacattaatattgcAGGTTTTTAGCAGTTTATTAGCATTTGTTATAAGATATCCTCTCGCTTCGATTTTTTACGACATATGAAAAGGAACATATTATAAATCGAGGCATATGCAGCATTctgtataattacattatcatTTCACAGTGAAATGATATGTTTTTGTACGGATTtacttttgtataaaaatttttaaatacacaCGTACTTTCAATGCTTCGCATCTAtcgtttatataattgtacattTCATAAATCAGTACaagtaaatgtaaatagtACTGTACTTTTACTcaggaaaaatatatatgttccTTTTCAGTTTTTAAGTAATGTTGGCCAATAgtgataaatattgtaatatagcgagaataaaattgtaatataacaaaataaaatttatgtcattttaaaaataatacaataataacattgatatctaaatgtatataaatacgtgtatgtatgtatgtatatgcatgAACTTTACAtagttctattaaaaatgttttatatgcattatatacaaagtaatataaaatacaatatcagACTCACAGTTACAATTGTCaataaactgttataaattataagtaaattGCTAAAGTTGTTTTGCAGTCcgtttttcttcttattaGTGTTATGTACgcatgaaatatatattatgtgcatactttcttaaatattgcaaagaatTGTGAGCGTCCTTatatgatttaaatatatttaacacgaGAGTTCACAACACAAACAAATAATGCACAATGTACATAGGAATTTTACAATTGTGATCTTtgagaacaataaaaaaaagattacGTATAAATAGGATATTCTGAAATGCTTCATTAACGGAAATAATCAGTCAATAATGTGTACCATAATTGTCTCCTCCAGAAGGGGTGATTTGATAGATTAATTAAGCGATAAATGCATATTCGTGTGGCTGTAACTGTgagaacaatttctataacaaTACAACAtgtctttaaaatttttcataaaattacatttgtgGATCATATCATACATGGTATAGCTTTAATCTGTAGGTCTGGTAACcatgtatatttttacttatttaaagtTTTCAGATTCAATACTAAGACACTGTGAAAGCTTATGAAACGCTCGGTGTATTCATCATTAGACCTATGCCTAGTTTATCTTTTAGCGCGAGCTGCGTTTTTACGGAATCTCGTAGACTGAAAATGTGTGTGTGTTCCATGGCTGTACGAGCCAGTGCCACAGCTTCATCGATTAGTTTAAGCGCTCTTTCCAAATTTCCTCTATAAAacaatcaaaattttatagataaataatagacaaatgtaataattctCGATTAACATGTACACTGTACATGATGATATCAACTCACCTTTGAACTTCAATCGTTGCTAGAGTCTCATACGCaagttcacatttattatCTAATTCCAATGCTTTATTAATGTATTCAATGGCCTTATTAACATCTCCATTCCACTGCAATTGTAACAAACCTTTCCGTACATAGGCTGAAGCATTACTTGGATCTTTCTCGAATGCTTTATCTAAGTATAAATCTGCTTTTTGATAGTTTTGCGTTTCTGACAATATCTACATTTGAAGAAGAatagtatattacatttacagctacaatgtttaaatatcctGCAGTAAGGAATGGATTTATACCTGAgcataaaagaaataacaGTCAGCAAAATCTGGGAATTTTTCGATAGCAATTTCGAAACTTTTTATGACGTCTCCCGATATTTCTGCATCTCTTGTAAGTATACCATACTGAAAGTCCGTAAAACATTTATGCACAAATGCTATTGGAAAATCGGGATTGAGATCTACAACTTTCTTGAAGTCTTCTTTagcttcaaatattttttccaaaattaagTTTACCTGTAACCACGTCatgatttatcaaaatttcttGTTTTTAGAAAACAGATTCGTTATAGGATTagcaaaaatcaatatttaccTGTCCTCTatgcaaataaatatcacCACAGTTAGGATCAAGTTTTATGGCAGATTCAAAATCTTCCATACATTTGTCTGGTTCTTCTAAATGCATATACAAAGTAGCTCGTTTTACTAAAGCattcacttttatattttttggaaCTTTCTCATCGTCTATAATAGCAACAAAATCTTCTTTGGCGTGTTCGTGTTGTAATAACAACAGATAAAATGTGGCCCTTAAAAGTAACACTTCCATTTTGTGAGGCAATGTGTCTGATTCAGTATTTCCAAGTGCTTCAGTACAAAGTGGTATTATATCATCATATTGTTCGTTCTTCATACATTCCAAAATCTTTGCAAAACCCCTAAACATTGGTCACAGATGATGTATGTAATAATAGTGAgaactaataataatgcttTAATAACCAAACTACATACGGTGATACATCACTATTGCCACTATTTTTTAGCAGTGCAAAAACAGGATCACtatgaaaattgttcatataatttcttattatctgTTTACTAGGCATAATATATTCTTTGTTTGCCATATGTTCCGCAGCATGTTGTTTACCTGTGAAAGAAAAGTTTGCAATTAATACTTATACCAGCAAGtttgcattttcttttatGAACAATAAATCATACCTAATTGTTTCAAAACCCTGTCTGCCATTTCCAATGTTACTTGATTGGTAAAGTTTTCTAAAATACAGGCAGCTGTGACATCTTCTAAAGCAGATTCTAAATCATTGTAGTGTTCCAATGCCTTTGCTCTACGATATAAAGCTTTTGTATACCTTGGTTTTAATTCTAAGGCTTTTGTACAATCTGCTTTTACAGCAGTGTACTTTTTCTGTAATACATGTTAATTGATAACAGGCTTGGACATAAAAAACATAAGGaagtgatttataaaataataggtGATATTATCACAACATTTCAtggtaaattatttgttatttcattgGTTGTATTAAGTCTGaatgatataaatttcaaaaattgtgaCGATATTGTTACCAGATGTTCATAAGCTGCCGCCCTATTTTGGTAAAATGTAGCAAGCTCTTCGGTATTCTCACTTGGGCATATTTGAATTGCCTTATTGTATTGGACAATCGCCTCAtcatattttcctatcttaaaGTAACGATTTCCTTCCACCTTAAATCTTTGAGCTTTTTCCAATGGTGTCTACAGTACAATACGTTCAGATAGTATAATAGCGTACAACGCAAACAATAGAATAAGATATGTAATTacgataacaatatttctaaccTCAGATGCCTCGCTAGTACTTATCGGTGGATAATCAGCGTCAATTGAGATTTGTTTATCGGCAGCTGGCGTGCCATTTTCCTTCGAGCTGCTGCTCGGTTTACCACGGTTCGATTTCGATGACGGCTTATTACTATtcttataatacatataaccGAGACCCAGAGCAACCGGGGCACCAACGGCTAATGCAAGTTGCCATCTTGGTAGTAGACCGCCGGTCACGCTGCCAGCGCTACTTGCACCAGTCATTTTACTATCAGTCCTTTAATGTCCGTTGGCGTGACAAGTTACCTTTCTTTCACAGTTTTTCTCGGAATCAATCCGACACGAAAAAAGCCAGTAGGCACCAACATGAAGTCGAACGATCATGCAATGAGAAAAAAGATCACACTACGGTTACACTTAGGATTGAACAGGATGAACGTCTCTAACATCCTCCGATCAAGTGAACAAGTTTAGTACGAATTTCCACCGCCACGTGAATTAGCGCTTATCACGTTTATCGACATTGGCGGTCACGTGTCATGTGAACGATTCGTGGTACCCACACATTTAAGTTTGTTTTCGTGCACATCTCTTGTATAATGCCTATGCATATTCATATGTGTAAGTGCAACGttggaaacaaaattataatagaggCGAAACTTTTGTCGAAACCTTTGatcatgaattttt
It encodes:
- the Tom70 gene encoding translocase of outer membrane 70, with translation MTGASSAGSVTGGLLPRWQLALAVGAPVALGLGYMYYKNSNKPSSKSNRGKPSSSSKENGTPAADKQISIDADYPPISTSEASETPLEKAQRFKVEGNRYFKIGKYDEAIVQYNKAIQICPSENTEELATFYQNRAAAYEHLKKYTAVKADCTKALELKPRYTKALYRRAKALEHYNDLESALEDVTAACILENFTNQVTLEMADRVLKQLGKQHAAEHMANKEYIMPSKQIIRNYMNNFHSDPVFALLKNSGNSDVSPGFAKILECMKNEQYDDIIPLCTEALGNTESDTLPHKMEVLLLRATFYLLLLQHEHAKEDFVAIIDDEKVPKNIKVNALVKRATLYMHLEEPDKCMEDFESAIKLDPNCGDIYLHRGQVNLILEKIFEAKEDFKKVVDLNPDFPIAFVHKCFTDFQYGILTRDAEISGDVIKSFEIAIEKFPDFADCYFFYAQILSETQNYQKADLYLDKAFEKDPSNASAYVRKGLLQLQWNGDVNKAIEYINKALELDNKCELAYETLATIEVQRGNLERALKLIDEAVALARTAMEHTHIFSLRDSVKTQLALKDKLGIGLMMNTPSVS